From the Methanobacterium sp. BAmetb5 genome, the window CTTTTTTAATAAAAAAAGTTTGATATTCCCCCATTCATTATTTTATGTAATTACTTCTTTTCTATTTCTTAAATCTAAATAATTACTCAAGGAAATGTAAAATGAAAATATACGACATAGCTGTAGTGGGAGCCGGACCTGCCGGTTGCATGGCCGCCATCCAGGGGGCAAAACAGGGAAAAAATGTGATTTTGCTGGAGAGAAACGATAAAATAGGTCGTAAACTGCTCCTAACCGGTAACGGTAGATGCAATCTTACCAATACTTCCAGTTTGAAAGTTTTCCTTGAAAAGTTTGGCAAAAGAGGTTCATTCTATCGTGATGCCTTCAACACATTTTCCAACCAGGACATGATGGAGTTTTTTAAAGAAAATGACCTTGAAATGAAGGTAGAAGAAGAGGGACGTGTATTCCCCATCACTGAAAAGGCAGAATCTGTGGCTGAAGTTTTAATAAAGGTTTTGAATAAATACGGGGTAAAAATTGTTTATAATTACCGTTTAAAGCATTTAAATAAAAGTTCAAAGATTTTCAAACTTTCCTCAACCGAAAATGAGGTAATCACCGCCAGTAAAGTTATCATTGCCACGGGAGGAGTTAGCTATGGCTTCACCGGCTCAACTGGGGATGGTTTAAATATGGCAGAATTATTGGGCCATAATATTACCGAACTAAAACCAGGTGGTGTTCCCCTTAGGGTGCGGGAAAAATGGATTCATAAGTTAAAGGGAGTTACCCTGATAGATGTGGGCCTCAAGATAGCATACGGAGGTAAAAAAATAACTTTACCCCAGGGAAACCTTCTTTTAACCCACTTTGGTGTGTCAGGACCAGTAATTCTGGATATGAGTCATGATATTATAAATCTTTGGGATGAACACGGTGATTTAAAGCTCTACATTGACTTTAAACCGGGAGAAAAGAGAGAATCCCTGGAAGGAGAGCTAATTAGAGACTTCCAGAATAACAGTAAAAAGATTCTAAAGAACTACTTAAAAAAACATCTCCCCAACCGCACCATTGAACCTATATTAAATACCATATCACTTGATCCCCAGAAACAGTTGAACCAGGTCACCAAAAAGGAGAGGTTGAAGTTGCAGGAAGCACTCAAAGCCCTGCCTTTAACTGTAACTGGTCATCTCCCCCTGGATAAGGCCATGGTAACCTGTGGGGGCATCGACAAGAAGGAAATTGACCCTAAAACTATGGAATCCAAGTTGGTTAGTGGATTATATTTTGCCGGGGAGATAATATCTGGCTGTGGCCGTAGAGGCGGGTATAACTTA encodes:
- a CDS encoding NAD(P)/FAD-dependent oxidoreductase yields the protein MKIYDIAVVGAGPAGCMAAIQGAKQGKNVILLERNDKIGRKLLLTGNGRCNLTNTSSLKVFLEKFGKRGSFYRDAFNTFSNQDMMEFFKENDLEMKVEEEGRVFPITEKAESVAEVLIKVLNKYGVKIVYNYRLKHLNKSSKIFKLSSTENEVITASKVIIATGGVSYGFTGSTGDGLNMAELLGHNITELKPGGVPLRVREKWIHKLKGVTLIDVGLKIAYGGKKITLPQGNLLLTHFGVSGPVILDMSHDIINLWDEHGDLKLYIDFKPGEKRESLEGELIRDFQNNSKKILKNYLKKHLPNRTIEPILNTISLDPQKQLNQVTKKERLKLQEALKALPLTVTGHLPLDKAMVTCGGIDKKEIDPKTMESKLVSGLYFAGEIISGCGRRGGYNLQQAFSTGYVAGCSAASSEN